A DNA window from Schistocerca gregaria isolate iqSchGreg1 chromosome 2, iqSchGreg1.2, whole genome shotgun sequence contains the following coding sequences:
- the LOC126335085 gene encoding phosphatidylcholine:ceramide cholinephosphotransferase 2-like isoform X1, producing MECRVSIEHPLTQCLCVQEDSDVRGICDVPVEAVARMVLDPKNSHNDYGSFHSPGVQGSPHHAIDVESSSHQVNDDTTVLHSESESSRLAPDMTQSDLYQRQPLLPPSAKNDSWSGSGKGSVLHSPSSEYYDVEDKTEGLSIHRNGSLSNGIVKIDVPPPLREEPRFPKEKWKTFVAFLMLVVNFIITTATLALVHERVPDRDKYGPLPDIFLDNVKAADWALDVSEILIMISTNTAFIVLIFHKHRYIVMRRVFMILSLLYLLRSITMFVTVLPVASTTYYCSPKANATNGYIVAQRVWQLISGFGLSINGKHTYCGDYIYSGHTVILTMSYLIIAEYSPKRCFPVHWISWIVSVVGVIMVLVAHGHYAVDVIIAYYVTTTLFWMYHTLANNANLKQNGPNNFLARLWWFPVFRYFEKNVGGPVPRQYEWPLPWPRWCHGKHPNRNS from the exons ATGGAGTGCCGTGTCTCCATAGAACATCCTCTAACGCAGTGTTTATGTGTGCAAGAAGACAGTGACGTACGTGGAATCTGTGATGTTCCTGTGGAAGCAGTGGCCAG GATGGTTTTGGACCCTAAGAACAGCCACAACGATTATGGCAGTTTCCATAGTCCTGGTGTTCAAGGAAGCCCACATCACGCTATAGACGTAGAAAGTTCTTCTCATCAAGTGAATGATGATACTACAGTCCTTCACAGCGAGAGTGAGAGTTCCCGCCTAGCTCCTGATATGACACAGTCTGATCTTTATCAGCGACAG CCCCTACTCCCACCATCAGCAAAAAATGATTCGTGGTCtgggagtgggaaaggcagtgtaCTCCATTCACCATCCAGTGAATACTATGATGTGGAAGATAAGACTGAGGGTCTGTCCATTCACAGAAATGGTAGCCTTTCAAATGGCATCGTCAAGATCGACGTACCACCACCTCTCCGTGAAGAACCTAGGTTCCCAAAGGAGAAATGGAAAACATTTGTTG CATTTCTAATGTTAGTGGTGAATTTCATAATCACCACTGCAACTCTGGCGTTGGTGCATGAACGTGTACCTGATAGAGATAAATATGGACCACTACCAGATATATTCCTGGATAACGTCAAGGCTGCAGATTGGGCCTTAGATGTGTCTGAAATCCTTATTATGATCTCTACAAACACTGCTTTCATAGTTCTTATCTTCCACAAACACAG GTATATCGTGATGCGGCGTGTCTTCATGATCCTTTCCTTGTTGTACCTGCTGCGTTCCATCACGATGTTTGTGACAGTCCTTCCTGTAGCCAGCACAACATATTACTGTTCACCTAAAGCCAATGCTACAAATGGGTACATAGTGGCTCAAAGGGTGTGGCAGTTGATATCTGGTTTTGGGCTTTCCATTAATGGAAAGCACACTTATTGTGGTGACTACATTTACAGTGGGCACACTGTCATTCTTACCATGAGTTACCTCATTATTGCAGAAT ATTCACCAAAGCGCTGCTTCCCCGTTCATTGGATTTCGTGGATTGTTTCTGTCGTTGGGGTTATTATGGTGCTTGTTGCTCATGGACATTATGCTGTTGATGTTATTATAGCGTACTATGTTACTACAACTTTGTTCTGGATGTATCACACTTTGGCAAACAATGCTAATTTGAAG CAAAATGGACCAAACAATTTCCTTGCAAGGTTGTGGTGGTTCCCAGTGTTCCGGTATTTCGAAAAGAATGTCGGAGGGCCAGTTCCGCGGCAATATGAGTGGCCCCTGCCTTGGCCAAGATGGTGCCATGGCAAGCACCCCAACAGGAACAGTTAG
- the LOC126335085 gene encoding phosphatidylcholine:ceramide cholinephosphotransferase 2-like isoform X4, translating to MKPRMVLDPKNSHNDYGSFHSPGVQGSPHHAIDVESSSHQVNDDTTVLHSESESSRLAPDMTQSDLYQRQPLLPPSAKNDSWSGSGKGSVLHSPSSEYYDVEDKTEGLSIHRNGSLSNGIVKIDVPPPLREEPRFPKEKWKTFVAFLMLVVNFIITTATLALVHERVPDRDKYGPLPDIFLDNVKAADWALDVSEILIMISTNTAFIVLIFHKHRYIVMRRVFMILSLLYLLRSITMFVTVLPVASTTYYCSPKANATNGYIVAQRVWQLISGFGLSINGKHTYCGDYIYSGHTVILTMSYLIIAEYSPKRCFPVHWISWIVSVVGVIMVLVAHGHYAVDVIIAYYVTTTLFWMYHTLANNANLKQNGPNNFLARLWWFPVFRYFEKNVGGPVPRQYEWPLPWPRWCHGKHPNRNS from the exons GATGGTTTTGGACCCTAAGAACAGCCACAACGATTATGGCAGTTTCCATAGTCCTGGTGTTCAAGGAAGCCCACATCACGCTATAGACGTAGAAAGTTCTTCTCATCAAGTGAATGATGATACTACAGTCCTTCACAGCGAGAGTGAGAGTTCCCGCCTAGCTCCTGATATGACACAGTCTGATCTTTATCAGCGACAG CCCCTACTCCCACCATCAGCAAAAAATGATTCGTGGTCtgggagtgggaaaggcagtgtaCTCCATTCACCATCCAGTGAATACTATGATGTGGAAGATAAGACTGAGGGTCTGTCCATTCACAGAAATGGTAGCCTTTCAAATGGCATCGTCAAGATCGACGTACCACCACCTCTCCGTGAAGAACCTAGGTTCCCAAAGGAGAAATGGAAAACATTTGTTG CATTTCTAATGTTAGTGGTGAATTTCATAATCACCACTGCAACTCTGGCGTTGGTGCATGAACGTGTACCTGATAGAGATAAATATGGACCACTACCAGATATATTCCTGGATAACGTCAAGGCTGCAGATTGGGCCTTAGATGTGTCTGAAATCCTTATTATGATCTCTACAAACACTGCTTTCATAGTTCTTATCTTCCACAAACACAG GTATATCGTGATGCGGCGTGTCTTCATGATCCTTTCCTTGTTGTACCTGCTGCGTTCCATCACGATGTTTGTGACAGTCCTTCCTGTAGCCAGCACAACATATTACTGTTCACCTAAAGCCAATGCTACAAATGGGTACATAGTGGCTCAAAGGGTGTGGCAGTTGATATCTGGTTTTGGGCTTTCCATTAATGGAAAGCACACTTATTGTGGTGACTACATTTACAGTGGGCACACTGTCATTCTTACCATGAGTTACCTCATTATTGCAGAAT ATTCACCAAAGCGCTGCTTCCCCGTTCATTGGATTTCGTGGATTGTTTCTGTCGTTGGGGTTATTATGGTGCTTGTTGCTCATGGACATTATGCTGTTGATGTTATTATAGCGTACTATGTTACTACAACTTTGTTCTGGATGTATCACACTTTGGCAAACAATGCTAATTTGAAG CAAAATGGACCAAACAATTTCCTTGCAAGGTTGTGGTGGTTCCCAGTGTTCCGGTATTTCGAAAAGAATGTCGGAGGGCCAGTTCCGCGGCAATATGAGTGGCCCCTGCCTTGGCCAAGATGGTGCCATGGCAAGCACCCCAACAGGAACAGTTAG
- the LOC126335085 gene encoding phosphatidylcholine:ceramide cholinephosphotransferase 2-like isoform X2, whose protein sequence is MKLQLIVVETGERWRRALLRMVLDPKNSHNDYGSFHSPGVQGSPHHAIDVESSSHQVNDDTTVLHSESESSRLAPDMTQSDLYQRQPLLPPSAKNDSWSGSGKGSVLHSPSSEYYDVEDKTEGLSIHRNGSLSNGIVKIDVPPPLREEPRFPKEKWKTFVAFLMLVVNFIITTATLALVHERVPDRDKYGPLPDIFLDNVKAADWALDVSEILIMISTNTAFIVLIFHKHRYIVMRRVFMILSLLYLLRSITMFVTVLPVASTTYYCSPKANATNGYIVAQRVWQLISGFGLSINGKHTYCGDYIYSGHTVILTMSYLIIAEYSPKRCFPVHWISWIVSVVGVIMVLVAHGHYAVDVIIAYYVTTTLFWMYHTLANNANLKQNGPNNFLARLWWFPVFRYFEKNVGGPVPRQYEWPLPWPRWCHGKHPNRNS, encoded by the exons GATGGTTTTGGACCCTAAGAACAGCCACAACGATTATGGCAGTTTCCATAGTCCTGGTGTTCAAGGAAGCCCACATCACGCTATAGACGTAGAAAGTTCTTCTCATCAAGTGAATGATGATACTACAGTCCTTCACAGCGAGAGTGAGAGTTCCCGCCTAGCTCCTGATATGACACAGTCTGATCTTTATCAGCGACAG CCCCTACTCCCACCATCAGCAAAAAATGATTCGTGGTCtgggagtgggaaaggcagtgtaCTCCATTCACCATCCAGTGAATACTATGATGTGGAAGATAAGACTGAGGGTCTGTCCATTCACAGAAATGGTAGCCTTTCAAATGGCATCGTCAAGATCGACGTACCACCACCTCTCCGTGAAGAACCTAGGTTCCCAAAGGAGAAATGGAAAACATTTGTTG CATTTCTAATGTTAGTGGTGAATTTCATAATCACCACTGCAACTCTGGCGTTGGTGCATGAACGTGTACCTGATAGAGATAAATATGGACCACTACCAGATATATTCCTGGATAACGTCAAGGCTGCAGATTGGGCCTTAGATGTGTCTGAAATCCTTATTATGATCTCTACAAACACTGCTTTCATAGTTCTTATCTTCCACAAACACAG GTATATCGTGATGCGGCGTGTCTTCATGATCCTTTCCTTGTTGTACCTGCTGCGTTCCATCACGATGTTTGTGACAGTCCTTCCTGTAGCCAGCACAACATATTACTGTTCACCTAAAGCCAATGCTACAAATGGGTACATAGTGGCTCAAAGGGTGTGGCAGTTGATATCTGGTTTTGGGCTTTCCATTAATGGAAAGCACACTTATTGTGGTGACTACATTTACAGTGGGCACACTGTCATTCTTACCATGAGTTACCTCATTATTGCAGAAT ATTCACCAAAGCGCTGCTTCCCCGTTCATTGGATTTCGTGGATTGTTTCTGTCGTTGGGGTTATTATGGTGCTTGTTGCTCATGGACATTATGCTGTTGATGTTATTATAGCGTACTATGTTACTACAACTTTGTTCTGGATGTATCACACTTTGGCAAACAATGCTAATTTGAAG CAAAATGGACCAAACAATTTCCTTGCAAGGTTGTGGTGGTTCCCAGTGTTCCGGTATTTCGAAAAGAATGTCGGAGGGCCAGTTCCGCGGCAATATGAGTGGCCCCTGCCTTGGCCAAGATGGTGCCATGGCAAGCACCCCAACAGGAACAGTTAG
- the LOC126335085 gene encoding phosphatidylcholine:ceramide cholinephosphotransferase 2-like isoform X3 — protein sequence MQSPVSALLQGELESTLRMVLDPKNSHNDYGSFHSPGVQGSPHHAIDVESSSHQVNDDTTVLHSESESSRLAPDMTQSDLYQRQPLLPPSAKNDSWSGSGKGSVLHSPSSEYYDVEDKTEGLSIHRNGSLSNGIVKIDVPPPLREEPRFPKEKWKTFVAFLMLVVNFIITTATLALVHERVPDRDKYGPLPDIFLDNVKAADWALDVSEILIMISTNTAFIVLIFHKHRYIVMRRVFMILSLLYLLRSITMFVTVLPVASTTYYCSPKANATNGYIVAQRVWQLISGFGLSINGKHTYCGDYIYSGHTVILTMSYLIIAEYSPKRCFPVHWISWIVSVVGVIMVLVAHGHYAVDVIIAYYVTTTLFWMYHTLANNANLKQNGPNNFLARLWWFPVFRYFEKNVGGPVPRQYEWPLPWPRWCHGKHPNRNS from the exons GATGGTTTTGGACCCTAAGAACAGCCACAACGATTATGGCAGTTTCCATAGTCCTGGTGTTCAAGGAAGCCCACATCACGCTATAGACGTAGAAAGTTCTTCTCATCAAGTGAATGATGATACTACAGTCCTTCACAGCGAGAGTGAGAGTTCCCGCCTAGCTCCTGATATGACACAGTCTGATCTTTATCAGCGACAG CCCCTACTCCCACCATCAGCAAAAAATGATTCGTGGTCtgggagtgggaaaggcagtgtaCTCCATTCACCATCCAGTGAATACTATGATGTGGAAGATAAGACTGAGGGTCTGTCCATTCACAGAAATGGTAGCCTTTCAAATGGCATCGTCAAGATCGACGTACCACCACCTCTCCGTGAAGAACCTAGGTTCCCAAAGGAGAAATGGAAAACATTTGTTG CATTTCTAATGTTAGTGGTGAATTTCATAATCACCACTGCAACTCTGGCGTTGGTGCATGAACGTGTACCTGATAGAGATAAATATGGACCACTACCAGATATATTCCTGGATAACGTCAAGGCTGCAGATTGGGCCTTAGATGTGTCTGAAATCCTTATTATGATCTCTACAAACACTGCTTTCATAGTTCTTATCTTCCACAAACACAG GTATATCGTGATGCGGCGTGTCTTCATGATCCTTTCCTTGTTGTACCTGCTGCGTTCCATCACGATGTTTGTGACAGTCCTTCCTGTAGCCAGCACAACATATTACTGTTCACCTAAAGCCAATGCTACAAATGGGTACATAGTGGCTCAAAGGGTGTGGCAGTTGATATCTGGTTTTGGGCTTTCCATTAATGGAAAGCACACTTATTGTGGTGACTACATTTACAGTGGGCACACTGTCATTCTTACCATGAGTTACCTCATTATTGCAGAAT ATTCACCAAAGCGCTGCTTCCCCGTTCATTGGATTTCGTGGATTGTTTCTGTCGTTGGGGTTATTATGGTGCTTGTTGCTCATGGACATTATGCTGTTGATGTTATTATAGCGTACTATGTTACTACAACTTTGTTCTGGATGTATCACACTTTGGCAAACAATGCTAATTTGAAG CAAAATGGACCAAACAATTTCCTTGCAAGGTTGTGGTGGTTCCCAGTGTTCCGGTATTTCGAAAAGAATGTCGGAGGGCCAGTTCCGCGGCAATATGAGTGGCCCCTGCCTTGGCCAAGATGGTGCCATGGCAAGCACCCCAACAGGAACAGTTAG